Proteins co-encoded in one Meiothermus sp. genomic window:
- a CDS encoding DHH family phosphoesterase, whose product MKWKFREWPHVAELRPLVEQLGIPPLAAAVLWNRGFRRKEDLEPPLTLLPIEGLKPAALRIVEALDKRERIRVHGDYDADGLTGTAILLNGLGKLGADIHPFIPHRLSEGYGVLMDRVPEHLEACDLFITVDCGITNHAELKELVENGVSVLVTDHHSPGASTPPGLIVHPALSPGLQGQPHPTGSGVAFLLLWQVYELLGRDPPLEYADLAAIGTVADVAPLQGFNRALVKEGLRRLRDSANLGLKVLAAEHCREFSASEIAFRIAPRINAASRLGQAEVALQLLTTQDLLQARPLAEYLTQLNVRRQRIEEEMLGRIWPTIDPTHPALIIHDTQGHPGVMGIVASRVLERYYKPVFIIADGKGSVRSTPGISAVGALQSARAYLKRFGGHAQAAGFAIQEEQIPAFTEAIHRYAAQFPVPEPELVLDGWLDGEDLDELHRALQLLEPLGEGNPEPLFYTQGRPEYVRTMGEGRHLSFRLNGVRVVKWRDNGEFLPDTLELAAGLVVNEWNGERSVELRAQAYRPSPATLPMGWVMPVPFSEAVRQAVAQAAKVYVHPEGAAWFTDRGAQVVKPEEACYWFSLPPVPIRPPRVKIALSEKALRDLEASSDPLVRALGRRVVAAYRLGLAVQLGESLERYWQALQAYPSEVR is encoded by the coding sequence ATGAAGTGGAAATTTAGAGAATGGCCCCATGTCGCCGAACTGCGTCCGTTGGTAGAGCAGTTGGGTATCCCACCCCTGGCGGCTGCGGTGCTCTGGAATCGAGGGTTTCGGCGCAAGGAAGACCTCGAGCCCCCCCTCACGCTCCTCCCCATCGAGGGCCTCAAACCAGCAGCTTTGCGCATCGTTGAGGCCCTGGACAAACGGGAGCGAATCCGGGTTCACGGCGACTACGACGCCGATGGTCTTACCGGCACGGCCATCTTGCTCAATGGCTTGGGAAAGCTGGGGGCCGATATCCACCCGTTTATCCCCCACCGCCTGAGCGAGGGCTACGGGGTGCTGATGGATCGGGTACCGGAGCACCTCGAGGCCTGCGACCTCTTCATCACTGTAGACTGCGGCATTACCAACCATGCCGAGCTAAAAGAGCTGGTCGAGAACGGGGTTTCGGTACTGGTGACCGACCACCACTCGCCGGGGGCAAGCACCCCGCCAGGCCTGATTGTGCACCCGGCCCTCTCACCGGGGCTGCAAGGCCAGCCACACCCCACTGGTTCGGGGGTAGCTTTCTTGTTGCTGTGGCAGGTATACGAGCTTTTGGGTCGAGATCCGCCCCTGGAGTATGCCGACCTCGCGGCCATCGGTACGGTGGCCGACGTGGCTCCCTTGCAGGGTTTCAACCGTGCGCTGGTTAAGGAGGGGCTGCGCCGCCTGCGTGACTCGGCTAACCTGGGCCTGAAGGTGCTGGCCGCCGAGCATTGCAGAGAGTTCAGCGCCAGCGAGATTGCTTTTCGCATTGCCCCGCGCATCAATGCCGCATCCCGCCTGGGTCAGGCCGAAGTGGCCCTGCAACTCCTGACCACCCAGGATCTTCTCCAGGCCCGCCCGCTGGCCGAATACCTCACTCAACTCAACGTCCGGCGACAGCGCATCGAGGAGGAGATGCTGGGGCGCATTTGGCCTACCATTGATCCTACCCATCCGGCGCTGATCATCCACGATACCCAGGGTCATCCAGGGGTGATGGGCATTGTGGCCAGCCGGGTGCTGGAACGCTACTACAAGCCGGTGTTCATCATTGCCGATGGCAAGGGCTCGGTGCGCTCGACACCCGGCATTAGCGCGGTGGGGGCCTTGCAGTCGGCCAGGGCCTACCTCAAACGCTTTGGCGGCCACGCCCAGGCAGCAGGCTTTGCTATTCAAGAAGAGCAGATTCCCGCCTTTACCGAGGCCATCCACCGCTATGCGGCCCAGTTCCCGGTGCCGGAGCCCGAACTGGTTCTGGATGGCTGGCTGGATGGGGAAGATTTAGATGAGTTGCACCGGGCTTTGCAATTGCTAGAACCCCTGGGTGAGGGCAACCCCGAACCGTTGTTTTATACCCAAGGCAGGCCGGAATATGTGCGCACTATGGGCGAGGGCCGACACCTATCGTTTCGCCTGAATGGCGTGCGCGTCGTCAAGTGGCGGGATAATGGCGAGTTTTTACCGGATACCCTCGAGCTGGCTGCGGGGCTGGTGGTAAATGAGTGGAATGGAGAGCGAAGCGTTGAGTTAAGAGCCCAGGCCTATCGCCCAAGTCCCGCAACCCTGCCGATGGGATGGGTTATGCCGGTTCCGTTTTCTGAGGCTGTTCGCCAGGCGGTAGCCCAGGCTGCCAAGGTCTATGTGCACCCCGAGGGGGCTGCCTGGTTTACCGATAGGGGGGCTCAGGTAGTGAAACCCGAGGAGGCCTGTTACTGGTTCAGCCTGCCGCCTGTACCGATCCGTCCTCCCAGAGTAAAGATTGCCCTCTCCGAGAAGGCCCTTCGAGACCTGGAGGCCAGCTCCGATCCCCTGGTGCGCGCCCTGGGCAGACGGGTCGTGGCGGCCTACCGGCTGGGGCTGGCGGTACAGTTAGGAGAGAGCCTCGAGCGTTACTGGCAGGCTTTGCAAGCTTACCCTTCCGAAGTACGCTGA
- a CDS encoding S8 family peptidase has translation MLRILWIGLLALVLTACTNQPPAPPPPGNGVISGTVRISLQTTLPPADLSAPFVEGELIVQFKPQVSLQSLGRLSAAGVELEQVRPLSLERTFLYRAGLSRAETLAVLAELQRRNDVAFAHPNYRLFGQATPNDPLYADQRWHYEAIRLPQAWDLETGSSNPVTVAVIDGGVVAGHPDLAGKLLPGYDFYSDAASSGDGDGRDSNPEDTAPGSDYHGNHVTGTVAAATNNNLGVAGVAWGARLLPVRALSGGSGTLADVADALRWAAGLSVAGVPANPNPAKVINMSLGGPVACTNAPALQQAINEASNAGAIIVVAAGNSNVDASTFSPAGCSGVVTVGATNAAGSRASYSNYGSRIDLMAPGGEPDGQQVVSTLASGQYGGKAGTSMAAPHVAGVLALMKSKKPTLTAAEAISLLKETAKPLDATQCNQPSGSECGAGLLDARAALERLNTPPPRSLVLSASPNALSLNTGQSAQVTLSIARTNFTEAVALSVTGQPAGTTPSFNPPSPVAGNSTTLTIPAGSTPGTYTLVVRGSASVGGQTVEAETRITLSVQQPPTTPPPAQNIQNTRIYFDAVLRETPTLSLLLDFNPIAITQTGTQAPYTRTGLSTSGLVGYRVSAWKDVNNNGIQDEGDLFGWYRTNGNIAHVMPDASNIDIVLEPILSTTLTREKWLRQMGYPAR, from the coding sequence ATGCTGCGTATTCTCTGGATTGGCCTGCTTGCGCTCGTACTCACCGCCTGCACGAACCAGCCCCCCGCACCCCCACCACCTGGCAACGGCGTGATCAGTGGAACCGTGCGCATCAGTCTGCAAACCACGCTTCCACCTGCCGACCTATCGGCGCCTTTTGTGGAAGGAGAGCTGATCGTACAGTTCAAGCCACAGGTGAGCCTACAATCGCTGGGCAGGCTTTCGGCCGCGGGGGTGGAGCTTGAGCAGGTCAGGCCGCTGAGCCTCGAGCGTACCTTCCTGTACCGGGCCGGCCTGAGCCGGGCCGAGACCCTGGCCGTGCTGGCCGAGCTGCAACGCCGCAACGATGTGGCCTTTGCCCACCCCAACTACCGCCTTTTCGGCCAGGCCACGCCCAACGACCCCTTGTACGCCGACCAGCGCTGGCACTACGAGGCCATCCGGCTGCCCCAGGCCTGGGATCTCGAGACCGGCAGCTCCAACCCGGTCACGGTGGCGGTGATTGACGGGGGGGTGGTGGCCGGCCACCCCGACCTGGCCGGAAAACTGCTACCCGGCTACGATTTTTACTCCGATGCTGCCAGCTCGGGCGACGGCGATGGGCGGGACAGCAACCCCGAAGACACCGCGCCCGGCAGCGACTACCACGGCAACCACGTCACCGGCACGGTGGCGGCGGCGACCAACAATAACTTGGGGGTGGCGGGGGTCGCCTGGGGCGCCCGGCTGCTTCCGGTGCGCGCCCTGAGCGGGGGCAGCGGCACCCTGGCCGACGTGGCCGACGCCCTGCGCTGGGCCGCCGGTCTGAGCGTGGCCGGGGTTCCTGCCAACCCCAACCCGGCCAAGGTCATCAATATGTCGCTGGGGGGGCCCGTAGCCTGCACCAACGCCCCGGCCCTCCAGCAGGCCATCAACGAGGCCAGCAACGCGGGGGCCATCATCGTGGTGGCGGCGGGCAACTCCAATGTGGACGCCAGCACCTTCAGCCCTGCGGGGTGCAGCGGGGTGGTTACGGTGGGAGCAACCAATGCTGCCGGCAGCCGGGCCTCGTACTCCAACTACGGCAGCCGCATCGACCTGATGGCCCCTGGAGGAGAGCCGGACGGGCAGCAGGTGGTGAGCACCCTGGCGAGCGGCCAGTACGGTGGCAAAGCCGGCACCTCCATGGCCGCCCCTCACGTGGCGGGGGTGCTGGCCCTTATGAAAAGCAAGAAGCCCACCCTCACCGCCGCCGAGGCCATTAGCCTGCTGAAGGAGACCGCCAAGCCCCTGGATGCTACTCAGTGCAACCAGCCCAGCGGCAGCGAGTGCGGCGCTGGCCTGCTGGATGCCAGAGCAGCCCTGGAGCGACTCAACACCCCACCCCCGCGTTCGCTGGTGCTCTCAGCCAGCCCCAACGCCCTGAGCCTGAACACCGGCCAGAGCGCCCAGGTCACCCTGAGCATTGCCCGCACCAACTTTACAGAGGCGGTTGCCCTCAGCGTAACCGGGCAGCCCGCCGGCACCACCCCGAGCTTTAATCCGCCCAGCCCGGTTGCAGGCAACAGCACCACCCTGACCATCCCGGCTGGCAGCACCCCCGGCACCTACACCCTGGTGGTGCGGGGCAGCGCCAGCGTGGGCGGGCAGACCGTTGAAGCTGAGACCCGCATCACCCTCAGCGTGCAGCAGCCCCCGACCACCCCTCCACCCGCCCAGAACATCCAGAACACCCGTATCTACTTTGACGCAGTGCTGCGCGAGACCCCCACGCTCAGCCTGCTGCTCGATTTCAACCCCATCGCCATCACCCAGACTGGCACCCAGGCCCCCTATACCCGCACCGGCCTCTCGACCAGCGGGCTGGTGGGCTACCGCGTCTCGGCCTGGAAGGATGTCAACAACAACGGTATCCAGGATGAGGGCGATTTGTTCGGGTGGTACCGGACGAACGGCAATATCGCCCATGTGATGCCCGATGCCAGCAACATTGATATTGTCCTCGAGCCCATCCTTTCCACCACCCTCACCCGCGAGAAGTGGCTGCGGCAGATGGGCTACCCGGCCCGTTAG
- a CDS encoding EAL domain-containing protein produces the protein MIVQTDLEGRFVYANRAYLAYIGLQSLPTGASALQHISPGDLPVVMYTVKQALSNPGQTFWVEFSKPLKKPWNRSRWEFMALLDRQAQPVGVQCMGYDISDAYRQARFQEASLALLSSGLKELLSPEAILQRILEEAFKVVPVAQAGSATLLYPDGHFRFVAAHGYDLEALRKVHLHPQEPLSLSQHIQARVFTQTEIARFNQRLDPERRGIIEGPGRASAIQAMLATPVVVRDQARAYLYLDHFERADAFDEVDLHHLEGLAHHVAWLLYDDELRSEAHYHRYHDPQTGLTNLHGLKETLAHLPPAPRALLALHCRSLERIRRLEGEGIWAAAVQTIAQAIQAELRTADRLAYEKDTFWLLLEGVDNLSDLQAVLARLKDSVHGRLVNSWSQLDFSPHVGVAFAQPGTNLLELPQAAEMALQHARPGQVHVYEPSLAHSTLENYWLRQALGQALRPLKSGGAPLGFHLYYQPIRALDNGMLYHLEALVRWLHAERGMISPARFLPVVEEEGWMGELGDWIIGEAVAHAAAWGIPVAVNLAGSQLEPSLPRRIAAHLAYHNLPPQQLILEVTEQAALDEINLSVLQNLALQGHPLHLDDFGTGFSSLERITALPLSAIKLGQGFVKNLGPNPSSNTSEARLMRAVQALGRSLELQVIVEGIETEAQYRFLVAEGFRLGQGYLLGRPAAITSDAQLQALRGES, from the coding sequence ATGATCGTTCAGACCGACCTCGAGGGGCGTTTTGTCTACGCCAACCGGGCCTATCTGGCGTATATAGGACTGCAAAGCTTACCCACAGGAGCCAGTGCGTTGCAGCACATAAGTCCCGGCGACCTGCCGGTGGTCATGTATACCGTAAAGCAAGCCCTGAGCAATCCCGGCCAGACCTTTTGGGTAGAGTTTAGCAAGCCGCTCAAGAAGCCCTGGAACCGCAGCCGTTGGGAGTTTATGGCTTTGCTAGATAGACAGGCCCAGCCCGTAGGTGTGCAGTGCATGGGCTATGACATCAGCGACGCCTACCGACAGGCCCGCTTTCAGGAGGCTTCACTGGCGCTTTTATCCTCCGGCCTGAAAGAGCTGCTTTCACCCGAAGCCATTCTGCAAAGGATCCTCGAAGAAGCCTTCAAGGTTGTACCGGTAGCCCAGGCTGGCAGTGCAACCCTCCTCTACCCGGATGGCCACTTCCGCTTTGTGGCCGCCCATGGCTACGACCTGGAAGCCCTGCGAAAAGTTCATCTGCACCCACAGGAGCCCCTTTCGTTGAGCCAGCACATCCAGGCCCGGGTCTTTACCCAGACCGAGATCGCTCGCTTCAACCAGCGGCTCGACCCCGAACGGCGGGGCATCATTGAGGGGCCGGGACGTGCCAGCGCGATTCAGGCCATGCTGGCCACCCCGGTGGTGGTCAGGGATCAGGCCAGAGCCTATCTGTACCTCGACCACTTCGAACGCGCCGATGCCTTCGACGAAGTTGATCTACACCATCTGGAGGGGCTGGCCCACCATGTAGCCTGGCTTCTGTACGACGATGAGCTGCGCAGCGAGGCCCACTATCATCGTTATCACGATCCACAAACCGGGCTGACCAACCTGCATGGTCTAAAAGAAACGCTGGCCCACCTCCCGCCAGCCCCTCGAGCCTTGCTGGCCCTGCACTGCCGCTCGCTCGAGCGAATCCGACGCCTGGAGGGCGAGGGCATCTGGGCGGCTGCAGTGCAGACCATCGCCCAGGCAATACAGGCCGAGTTGCGCACTGCCGACCGTTTAGCCTACGAAAAAGACACTTTTTGGCTGCTTTTGGAAGGGGTTGATAATCTATCAGATCTGCAGGCAGTGCTGGCCAGACTAAAAGATAGCGTGCACGGCAGGCTGGTAAACAGCTGGTCACAGCTCGACTTCAGCCCCCATGTGGGGGTGGCCTTTGCCCAGCCGGGCACCAATTTGCTCGAGCTTCCCCAGGCTGCCGAGATGGCCCTGCAGCACGCCCGGCCTGGGCAGGTTCATGTTTATGAGCCATCGCTGGCACATAGCACCCTCGAGAACTATTGGCTGCGCCAGGCCCTGGGGCAGGCCCTGCGTCCACTCAAATCTGGGGGAGCACCCCTGGGTTTCCACCTATACTACCAGCCCATCCGAGCCCTGGACAATGGGATGCTATACCACCTCGAGGCCCTCGTACGCTGGCTGCATGCCGAACGGGGTATGATTTCTCCAGCAAGGTTCTTACCTGTCGTCGAAGAAGAGGGCTGGATGGGAGAGCTGGGCGACTGGATTATTGGTGAGGCTGTAGCACATGCTGCGGCCTGGGGGATTCCGGTCGCGGTCAACCTGGCCGGAAGCCAGCTCGAACCAAGTCTACCCAGGCGTATTGCTGCCCACCTGGCCTACCATAATCTGCCCCCCCAGCAGCTCATCCTCGAGGTCACCGAACAGGCTGCGCTGGACGAAATTAATCTTTCGGTGCTGCAAAATCTGGCTCTTCAGGGGCACCCACTGCACCTCGACGATTTTGGCACCGGGTTTTCCTCTCTGGAGCGCATTACTGCCTTACCCCTCTCTGCCATTAAGCTGGGCCAGGGATTTGTCAAAAACTTAGGCCCCAATCCCTCTTCCAATACTTCCGAGGCCCGTCTCATGCGGGCCGTGCAGGCCCTGGGTCGCAGCCTGGAACTTCAGGTTATCGTAGAGGGTATCGAAACCGAGGCCCAGTATCGCTTTTTGGTAGCCGAGGGTTTTAGGCTGGGCCAGGGCTATCTGCTGGGGCGACCTGCGGCTATAACATCCGATGCGCAGCTACAAGCTCTGCGGGGGGAAAGCTGA
- a CDS encoding diguanylate cyclase — translation MNRAFSRPMSSLLYGSITLCAFACVLLSDFLYPNHSYKLPFLMIFTATTASIYGLTWGFSAAGASALLLALMSRVQAMDGVLLLLSVVIANGVGGSLRTAHRHAKALARSHQLIAEALEVLPALDSRHALLASLPKRLTDFVTGGHASVWVSQEHSLRLLASSPDIGIRELSTQSVVGRAFREGQPQYVPDVRQEPHFVATPGLATVAELALPLFERGEVVAVFNLEKDRPFLPEEVDGFIRFAKAVSLQLDRLADLEARRLLSDLSVELQKVSSLQEAAQMALTLLSRGLSLEAGVVWEVRGARMQALAYTGVNEPSLLEVLREGLPYGQGLAWDVYVSGNPFFTQRYAEEQGGVQALQALGWRTFVAHPVPTHGAQRSRYVLVIGTLHERTWRKAEQELLLLFCRTLGIGFDRLIEKNRHECVGHLMQELLEEPSENLYHMMLVEAIEQVPGSEAGSLLVLDGGLYCYKAAVGYDLVGLHAAPSSPADMLRWYGLGEESAHLGMPRVISSETTVIPEYSYRTASADIMDTAGRVHEIQANLCLPIAYRGEVLAYLNLDNLHDPQAFGEDSLRAAQFFAAPLATLLHDIRTHRLLEEAALTDALTKLPNRRAFDKVLAEELERAVRYGYPLALAVMDLKGFKAVNDSLGHATGDRALSQVAQLLEKERRAGDHLFRWGGDEFAAIFPHTEKTEAIAVATRYAQVVESIRFDKHRLGVRIGLAAYPEDGLTPDRLLITADNRMYEAKALGVSLKS, via the coding sequence ATGAACCGAGCATTCAGTCGGCCAATGAGCAGCCTATTGTATGGCTCAATCACCTTGTGTGCCTTTGCTTGCGTGCTGTTGTCGGATTTCCTGTATCCAAATCACAGCTATAAGCTGCCCTTCCTCATGATTTTTACGGCCACCACCGCCAGCATCTATGGCCTCACCTGGGGATTTTCAGCGGCTGGGGCATCGGCTTTGCTCCTGGCCCTTATGAGTAGGGTTCAGGCCATGGATGGGGTATTGCTGCTCCTCTCGGTGGTGATCGCCAACGGCGTGGGCGGTAGTCTGCGCACAGCCCATCGCCACGCCAAAGCGCTGGCCCGAAGCCACCAACTAATAGCGGAAGCCCTGGAGGTTTTACCCGCGCTGGACAGCCGCCACGCACTGCTGGCAAGCCTGCCCAAACGGCTCACCGATTTTGTAACCGGGGGCCACGCCAGTGTATGGGTGTCCCAGGAGCACAGCCTTCGGCTGCTCGCCAGCAGCCCCGATATCGGTATCCGAGAGCTTTCCACCCAGAGTGTAGTGGGCCGGGCTTTTCGTGAAGGCCAGCCCCAGTACGTGCCCGATGTGCGCCAGGAACCTCATTTCGTTGCAACACCCGGCCTGGCTACCGTGGCCGAATTGGCTCTTCCCCTGTTCGAGCGGGGCGAGGTGGTCGCGGTGTTCAATCTGGAAAAGGATCGGCCCTTTTTACCCGAAGAAGTGGATGGGTTTATTCGCTTTGCCAAGGCCGTTAGCCTGCAGCTCGACCGACTGGCCGACCTCGAGGCCCGCCGCCTGCTTTCCGATCTCTCGGTGGAGCTACAAAAAGTAAGTTCTTTACAGGAAGCCGCGCAAATGGCCCTTACCCTCCTCTCGAGGGGTCTTTCCCTCGAGGCAGGGGTGGTGTGGGAGGTTCGAGGAGCCCGGATGCAAGCGCTGGCCTATACAGGCGTAAACGAACCCTCCCTGCTGGAGGTTCTGCGGGAAGGCCTGCCCTATGGTCAGGGCTTGGCCTGGGATGTATACGTATCAGGAAATCCGTTCTTCACCCAACGCTACGCAGAAGAGCAGGGGGGGGTACAGGCTTTGCAGGCCTTGGGCTGGCGCACTTTTGTGGCACATCCCGTTCCCACCCATGGGGCCCAGCGCAGCCGGTACGTGCTGGTTATCGGCACGCTGCATGAAAGAACCTGGCGCAAGGCCGAGCAGGAATTGCTGCTGTTGTTCTGCCGCACCCTGGGAATTGGCTTCGACCGCCTGATAGAAAAAAACCGGCACGAATGCGTGGGCCACCTGATGCAAGAACTATTGGAGGAACCCTCCGAGAACCTCTATCACATGATGCTGGTAGAAGCCATCGAGCAGGTGCCGGGTAGCGAGGCGGGTAGCCTGCTGGTGCTCGATGGGGGGCTGTATTGCTACAAGGCCGCCGTGGGCTACGATCTAGTAGGTCTCCACGCCGCACCCAGCAGCCCAGCCGATATGCTCCGGTGGTATGGCCTGGGCGAAGAGTCTGCTCACCTGGGAATGCCTCGAGTCATCAGCTCGGAAACGACCGTCATCCCCGAGTACAGTTATCGAACCGCGTCGGCGGACATTATGGATACGGCCGGCAGGGTGCACGAGATTCAGGCCAACCTGTGCCTGCCCATTGCCTACCGGGGTGAGGTGCTGGCTTACCTCAACCTGGATAACCTGCACGATCCACAGGCCTTTGGCGAAGATAGCCTGCGCGCCGCACAATTTTTTGCAGCACCGCTGGCTACGCTATTGCACGACATTCGAACCCACCGCTTGCTGGAGGAGGCGGCCCTCACCGACGCCCTCACCAAGCTGCCCAACCGGCGGGCTTTCGACAAAGTGCTTGCGGAAGAGCTCGAGCGGGCCGTTCGGTATGGCTATCCTTTGGCCCTGGCGGTGATGGACTTAAAGGGATTTAAGGCCGTCAACGACAGTCTGGGTCACGCCACCGGGGATAGGGCCTTATCTCAAGTCGCTCAGTTGCTGGAAAAAGAGCGTCGTGCGGGGGATCATCTGTTCCGCTGGGGGGGCGACGAGTTTGCGGCCATTTTTCCACACACCGAAAAGACCGAGGCCATCGCAGTGGCCACCCGCTATGCCCAGGTTGTGGAGTCCATACGCTTTGACAAGCACCGCTTGGGGGTACGCATCGGGCTGGCCGCCTATCCCGAAGACGGCCTGACCCCCGATAGGTTGCTCATTACAGCGGATAACCGCATGTATGAGGCCAAAGCCCTGGGCGTCTCGCTGAAGTCGTGA
- the rocF gene encoding arginase → MKHIGILGVPMDLGQGRRGVDMGPSAMRYGRLQEVLEGLGHRVHDYGDVRVPVVESLRHAQHELGGIGYLEAIRTVCLDTIAAIDQMPAEVFPIVLGGDHSIAMGSVTGASRGERVGVIWVDAHADFNTPETSPSGNIHGMPLAHLCGLGDPRLVHLGRPGAKVRPEDVVLIGIRSLDPGEVQLLRERGVTVFTMKEVDVQGIPAIARQVAEKFANFSKVHVSLDADVLDPEIAPGVGTPVPGGLTYREAHLLMELLADAKIVTSLDMVEVNPILDIANRTAKIMVELASSLLGKKIYW, encoded by the coding sequence ATGAAGCACATTGGTATCTTAGGCGTTCCGATGGATCTGGGTCAGGGTCGGCGGGGGGTGGATATGGGGCCCAGCGCCATGCGCTATGGGCGCTTGCAGGAGGTGCTCGAGGGCCTGGGCCACCGGGTGCACGACTACGGCGATGTGCGGGTGCCGGTGGTCGAGAGCCTACGCCATGCCCAGCACGAACTTGGTGGAATAGGCTACCTCGAGGCCATTCGCACGGTCTGTTTGGACACCATAGCCGCCATCGATCAGATGCCTGCCGAGGTGTTTCCAATTGTGCTGGGTGGCGACCATTCCATCGCGATGGGTTCGGTCACGGGGGCCAGTCGGGGTGAGCGCGTTGGGGTGATCTGGGTGGATGCCCACGCCGACTTTAATACCCCCGAGACCAGCCCCAGCGGCAACATTCACGGGATGCCCCTGGCCCACCTGTGCGGCCTGGGCGACCCGCGTCTGGTGCACCTGGGCCGCCCTGGGGCCAAAGTACGGCCCGAGGATGTGGTGCTGATTGGTATTCGTAGTCTGGATCCGGGTGAGGTTCAACTGTTACGCGAGCGTGGGGTAACGGTATTCACCATGAAGGAGGTAGACGTACAGGGCATTCCGGCCATTGCCCGGCAGGTGGCGGAAAAATTCGCGAATTTTTCCAAAGTCCATGTCTCGCTAGATGCCGATGTGCTCGATCCAGAAATCGCGCCGGGGGTTGGAACCCCGGTGCCCGGCGGACTGACCTACCGCGAGGCGCATCTGCTGATGGAGCTGCTGGCTGATGCCAAAATTGTCACCAGCCTCGATATGGTCGAGGTGAACCCCATCCTCGATATCGCCAACCGCACCGCCAAGATAATGGTCGAGCTCGCCAGCAGCCTGCTGGGGAAGAAAATTTACTGGTAG
- a CDS encoding LapA family protein: MKVLSALAFVIVLGVVALTWALYVFEPGLVIGTPWGLVHLSVLLAVAFGLGLGVMGLYVLTGWLNAQAALRQRNRELRQIKSELEALRKQHPEETPVIPDRQP, encoded by the coding sequence ATGAAAGTCCTGAGCGCGCTGGCCTTTGTGATTGTGCTGGGGGTGGTTGCCCTGACCTGGGCCCTGTATGTTTTTGAGCCTGGACTCGTGATTGGGACGCCCTGGGGCCTGGTACACCTGAGCGTACTGCTGGCGGTTGCTTTTGGGCTGGGCCTGGGTGTAATGGGCCTGTATGTCCTTACCGGCTGGTTGAACGCCCAGGCTGCCCTGCGCCAACGGAACCGCGAACTGCGCCAGATTAAGAGCGAGCTCGAGGCTCTTAGAAAGCAGCACCCCGAAGAAACCCCGGTCATCCCAGACCGGCAACCCTGA
- a CDS encoding 23S rRNA (pseudouridine(1915)-N(3))-methyltransferase RlmH: protein MKLRICVIGKPRLPYAKAGLAEYAGRLERYTRLELLYLKEGSQAQEGQRLLEASEGYRRVVLDERGQMVDTLALKARLEGWAMQAEKGVAFLIGGAEGHAQMVRDQADWVLALSRLTLQHELALVVLLEQLYRVETLKRGEPYHR from the coding sequence ATGAAGCTGAGGATTTGTGTAATCGGCAAACCCCGACTGCCCTACGCCAAAGCGGGTCTGGCGGAGTACGCCGGGCGGCTGGAACGGTATACGCGGCTCGAGCTCCTCTACCTCAAGGAAGGCTCCCAGGCCCAGGAGGGGCAGCGCCTGCTGGAAGCCTCCGAGGGTTACCGTCGGGTGGTGCTGGACGAGCGGGGGCAGATGGTGGACACCCTGGCCCTCAAGGCGCGCCTCGAGGGCTGGGCCATGCAGGCCGAAAAAGGGGTGGCCTTCTTAATCGGGGGTGCCGAGGGCCACGCCCAGATGGTGCGTGACCAGGCCGACTGGGTTCTGGCCCTGTCCAGGCTCACCTTGCAGCACGAGCTGGCCCTGGTGGTTTTGCTCGAGCAGCTTTACCGCGTCGAAACCCTCAAGCGGGGGGAGCCTTACCACCGCTAA
- the hisA gene encoding 1-(5-phosphoribosyl)-5-[(5-phosphoribosylamino)methylideneamino]imidazole-4-carboxamide isomerase has protein sequence MLVIPAVDIQSGRAVRLFEGDPRQETVYYENPVEAALHWQKQGAQMLHLVDLDAATGRGENRAVLRAVAESITVPLEVGGGIRSLGAAREILALGASRVVVGTVAVKAPEVLGQMLREFGPERVVVSLDARGLEVVVSGWAEGTALRVQDISQRIWEMGVRTLIYTDVRRDGTLAGLDLEVVREVRAAWPGFLIAGGGIASDADLEGLQTLGVEGAITGKAIYEGRIDLRKWV, from the coding sequence ATGTTGGTTATTCCTGCGGTAGATATCCAGTCTGGGCGGGCGGTTCGCTTGTTTGAGGGCGACCCTCGCCAGGAGACCGTTTATTACGAAAACCCAGTGGAAGCCGCCTTGCACTGGCAAAAGCAAGGGGCCCAGATGCTACACCTGGTAGATCTGGATGCGGCTACCGGCCGAGGGGAAAACCGGGCGGTGTTACGTGCAGTGGCCGAATCAATTACCGTCCCGCTTGAAGTTGGGGGCGGTATACGCAGCCTGGGGGCGGCCCGGGAAATCCTGGCTTTGGGGGCCAGCCGGGTGGTGGTGGGTACGGTGGCCGTGAAGGCTCCAGAAGTCCTGGGCCAGATGCTTCGGGAGTTTGGACCTGAGCGGGTGGTGGTAAGCCTGGATGCCCGGGGCCTGGAGGTGGTAGTCTCGGGCTGGGCTGAGGGAACCGCGCTTAGGGTGCAGGATATAAGCCAGCGCATATGGGAGATGGGCGTTCGAACCCTTATCTACACCGATGTACGCCGGGACGGAACCCTGGCCGGACTCGACCTCGAGGTTGTGCGGGAGGTGCGCGCAGCCTGGCCTGGCTTTCTAATTGCCGGGGGTGGTATTGCCTCGGATGCCGACTTGGAGGGCCTGCAAACCCTGGGTGTGGAGGGGGCCATTACCGGGAAAGCGATTTACGAGGGCCGTATCGACCTTAGGAAATGGGTTTAG